ACTTCCCATATGACTGCCCTGATAAATGTTCTAAGAAAAACTTTGCCGTGGTATAGTTGAGTAATTTCAAACTTTCAGTTCAAATGGAATGCATGTGGCACATACTACTATAGAATCTTACTTTCATTCTATGCAGGTTTAATCACCGTAATTGCAATTAGTGCTTGTCTGGGCCTATTGTTTTCAATTCTTGGTGTTTCCAAAATCACCAATAAACTCAAACAAAGAAGAGCGAAGAAGTTGAGACAAAAGTTCTTCAAGAAAAACCATGGGCTGCTCCTGCAACAGCTAATCTCTTCAAACAAAGATGTAGCCGAAAGAACGAGAATTTTCAGCTTGGAAGAGCTAGATCAAGCAACCAACAAATTTGACCATAATCGCATACTTGGTGGGGGTGGCCACGGCATGGTGTATAAAGGCATTTTATCTGATCAACATGTTGTGGCCATCAAGAAGGCTAAAATTGCGGTTCAAAGGGAAATTGACCAGTTCATAAATGAGGTTGTCATACTTTCACAAACAAACCACAGAAACGTGGTAAAGCTCTTTGGCTGCTGTCTCGAGACAGAAGTTCCTCTACTAGTTTATGAGTTTATATCAAATGGTACCCTCTCATTTTATCTCCATGGCCAAAGTGAGAACCCTTTGTCATGGAAAGACAGGTTAAGAATCGCTTTGGAAACTGCAAGGGCTATTGCATATCTACACTCTGCTGCTTCCATATCAGTATACCATAGAGATATCAAATGTGCAAACATACTGCTTACTGATACCTTAGCAGCAAAAGTATCAGACTTTGGAGCTTCAAGGTCTATTGCAATAGATGAGACTGGAATACTTACAGCTGTCCAAGGAACCTATGGTTACCTTGATCCAGAATACTACTACACTAGTCGGCTCACCGAGAAGAGTGATGTTTACAGCTTTGGTGTCATCCTAGCAGAGCTACTGACAAGGCTAACACCAGTTTTTTCTTCTCATTCATCAGAAGTCACAAGCCTAGCATCACATTTTGTATCACTAATAAGAGAAAATCGCTTGTCAGATATTTTAGATACGCAAATTGTGGATGAGGGAGGAGCTGATGATGCTGAGGCGGTTGCAAGACTCACGGAAGCATGCTTAAgtttaaaaggtgaagaaaggccGACAATGAGGCAAGTGGAGACAACACTTGAAGATGTGCTGAACTCAAAGGTTAATCTCAGTTCTCAGATTACAAGGGTGAACCAGAATGCTTCAAATGATCATTCATACAAGGGAACCAACGCTGGCGAAGGAACTAGATTGTACAGCTTGGAAAAGGAGTTCATCCAGTCATCTGAAATTCCAAGATGATTTTACTTACATGGTGGTTAACGTTATTAGTTTGCGTGTCATACTAAAGATCAAATGTCAATTACAAACTCTGAACCACAAACATGTGTGTATTTCCTGTGCTAATAGGTCATGTAGAACCAAATATGTTAAAGTAAATAAAACGAGTTCAGTTACAATTTCTACAGTCAAAATATGTGGTTAACAGTGAAATTCAAAATTTTGCGGTGAACGCATGTTCGTAGGAATCCCTGAATGTAATATTGTAAATACTTCCCGTCCAAGCATGAATTTCCGCCACACGAACTTGAAGGAGAAGAACATAGCTACAAACAAATTTGTAAAATGCTTTGTGGCAGGAATTTAATTGATGTGAAGGCAGTGAAAATTTAGCATTGCAATCAGGTGATCAAAATGACAATTCGGCAAACCACTCTAAGGTATTGCCATCTTGGAAAATGCAGAAAGTGAAGCGATTGCTTCTCCGGTGGTTAAATACAGGCCATCCAGCCTGAATTGTCTGTGTGTGTTGTTCGCTTATTGTATTTTCTCCATGATCTCTCCAGTTGGGTTCACAAGTATTGTGAAAGGAGAAAAAAATAGGTAACTTCGGCACATAACTATATTATTAAGACGTGAACTAGAATATTTGCTTTTCATATATGTGATAAGTATATCTCTAGACCACATTTCTCCATTGCTTTCTTTAGGTCGATGAGGAATGCTATGCCACTTGTGGCAATTGCAGGAACAGCTGGAACAGAAAAAAACATACAAAGTGGCAACGAAAATGAtacttaaaatttaaaatttatgaCACACATCATCAGCAAATATGAGTATAGCATTTTTAAAACATCAAGCCTGATTTAACATTTTCTTAGTTCCAATTTCCAAGAAGGAAATTGAACTCTTACAAAGATACCTGTTGACTGGTAGAAAGATAACAATGAAGCACCTCCATATTGTCTATTAAGCTCGAGTTTTATTTCAAAAAACATTAATTTATTTCAAAAAAAAGCTCGAGTTAATTATAATAAGATTAATAAGCCATGTATTGAACATTTTTTCTTGGAATTTACAAAGCTGATAAGTCCAAGATTACGAAATGGAGCTCTGTTGTTTATTCACTGAAGAACTTTCATCCTCTATCCACCTCTTAGTCCTCTAATGAAAGTGTTTCATTGCAACTTGTTCCACAGCTTGACTTCAGCCTTTCTTTTAAGTACTAGAAGTTTCTTTTTACCTTTCACTGCATCAACTGTCAGTATCCAGAACAAATGAACTATTTAGGCCTTCCTATACTGATGGAGGTTCCCGtaaatgtaacatcccaatttttttttataaattttggaTTGTTAATTTAATAAATTAAGTTGATTGAATTTCTTGACTCGTTTAAAATTTCTATAAAAAACAACTTCGAGAATACAAATAGAATGATTTTTTTATAACTATAATTGTGTGGAATTTTTTCTTCTTCGAAACTCAATATAGTTTTTTTGTGGAGTTCAAAGAAAATATTTTcggtattttattttataaacaAATCCTATTTCTAATTTTGCTAAAACTATTGATAGAAAATAAGACAGAAAAATGAAGAAGGaaaagatttttttaaaaaaatagacCGACCGGGTAGGCAACTCAAAACGAGTCAGCCAAGCCAGCCAGCCCTGCACATGCACGCGCGTACACGACCGGCCGAAGCTGCCGAAAGGCCAAAGCCAGCCATCAGCGAGCGCAGCAGCATCCATGCGTtacctttccttttttttttgacgCATGGGACCCACCCAAGCATCTTCAAGCTCCAGACGCACACAACGCA
This region of Lolium perenne isolate Kyuss_39 chromosome 2, Kyuss_2.0, whole genome shotgun sequence genomic DNA includes:
- the LOC127336873 gene encoding wall-associated receptor kinase-like 8; this encodes MFLPLLSSVPSRRAKLLIPLVVWMALQLLAAAVTAAAPVALPGCPEACGSVTVPYPFGFRQGCFHPGFNLTCDETHHPPKLFLGDGVEVDEISLAGGTVPVQSRISTFSGSTYRNLTAQTADRGSPVKPSINSSGLWSGGLTSTGMQLAVSTEHNVFAAVGCNFIAYLAANPGGSEYVSACAALCDNSFPAPEDTSCSGVGCCRTSIAQGLPAYGVKFKDLDQTDDSPYTRNVSGGAFIVDREWFNGVNVGALQNNTFDQFGSYVYGSRGHQKHNTTSPNVITSVPTVLDWWLDLQRNRDLLVLNPGSGSALRCISLNSFAAPLVADDSKVRCNCSNGYQGNPYVINGCQDIDECLQPDVYQCLHGTCINLPGTYRCSAKKSIISLPGLITVIAISACLGLLFSILGVSKITNKLKQRRAKKLRQKFFKKNHGLLLQQLISSNKDVAERTRIFSLEELDQATNKFDHNRILGGGGHGMVYKGILSDQHVVAIKKAKIAVQREIDQFINEVVILSQTNHRNVVKLFGCCLETEVPLLVYEFISNGTLSFYLHGQSENPLSWKDRLRIALETARAIAYLHSAASISVYHRDIKCANILLTDTLAAKVSDFGASRSIAIDETGILTAVQGTYGYLDPEYYYTSRLTEKSDVYSFGVILAELLTRLTPVFSSHSSEVTSLASHFVSLIRENRLSDILDTQIVDEGGADDAEAVARLTEACLSLKGEERPTMRQVETTLEDVLNSKVNLSSQITRVNQNASNDHSYKGTNAGEGTRLYSLEKEFIQSSEIPR